A region from the Muribaculum gordoncarteri genome encodes:
- a CDS encoding ParA family protein has translation MGKIIAIANQKGGVGKTTTTINLAASLANQGKKVLIIDADPQANATSGYGIDPKSMSSSIYECLVDDYPIDGSQVATCVKGLDLVGSRIDLAGAELELVSKPNREKILRNVLASISDKYDYILIDCSPSLGLITVNALTAANSVIIPVQAEYFALEGISKLLNTIRIIKSKLNPSLEIEGFLLTMYDARLRLANQIYEELKGHFGDMVFNTVIPRNIRLSEAPSHGLPALIYDPESRGATSHTMLAKELIAKSRKAAVEQPA, from the coding sequence ATGGGTAAAATCATTGCAATCGCCAATCAGAAAGGCGGCGTGGGAAAAACCACAACAACAATCAATCTTGCCGCCTCACTTGCCAATCAAGGCAAGAAAGTGCTCATAATCGATGCCGACCCGCAGGCCAACGCCACATCAGGCTATGGCATAGACCCCAAAAGCATGTCATCGTCGATCTATGAGTGCCTTGTCGACGACTACCCCATCGACGGCTCGCAGGTTGCCACCTGTGTCAAGGGGCTTGACCTCGTTGGCTCGCGCATCGACCTTGCGGGAGCCGAGCTTGAGCTCGTGAGCAAGCCCAATCGCGAAAAAATCCTGCGCAACGTACTCGCCTCGATAAGCGACAAATACGACTATATACTCATCGACTGCTCGCCGTCGCTCGGACTGATAACCGTCAACGCCCTCACAGCGGCCAATTCCGTGATAATACCGGTACAAGCCGAATACTTCGCCCTGGAAGGCATCAGCAAGCTGCTCAACACCATACGCATAATCAAGTCGAAGCTCAATCCCTCGCTCGAAATCGAAGGATTCCTGCTCACGATGTATGACGCACGCCTGCGCCTCGCCAACCAGATATACGAAGAGCTGAAAGGCCACTTCGGCGACATGGTGTTCAACACCGTCATTCCCCGCAACATCAGGCTCAGCGAAGCTCCGTCACACGGACTCCCCGCCCTCATCTACGACCCGGAAAGCCGAGGAGCCACAAGCCACACCATGCTGGCCAAAGAGCTCATCGCAAAGTCGCGAAAGGCCGCCGTCGAGCAACCTGCATAA